The nucleotide window GGGGTGTGATGCCGTCAATCGAAGCTACCACCGCCGCTAGGGGGCAAACAACCGAAATCCTCGCCCCGAAGGTAGGAATTTGCACAGTTTGTACAGACTTATCTGTAAAAACGTGTAGAATGCCTTCATCGAGTGACCGGTGCCCGCGCACTTGCGGACACCTGCTGTGAACCGAGGAACCCCCGGTGGCACCCGCGACTGACGTGTCGGCCTCTCCCGCCCCGAACGCTTGGGAAGATGCGCTCTCGCAGCTCGAGCCGCGTGACAGCACGGCCGGCGACGAGGCGTCGTCGGGCGGCAGTGGGGGTTGGGCGTCCGAGCCGAGCCCGGTGCCGCAGCCCGGCGTGGGCGCGTCAATCGAAGACACGCTGCGCCTCTATCTCAACGAGATCAACCGCGTGCCGCTGCTCACGGCCGCGGAGGAAGTGGCGCTGGCCAAGCGCGTCGAGGCCGGCGACGACGCAGCCCGCGCGCACCTGACCCGCGCGAACCTCCGCCTGGTGGTCAACGTGGCCAAGCGCTACGCCACGGGCGGCCTGCCGCTGCTCGATTTGATTCAAGAGGGCAACTTGGGCCTGATGCAGGCCGTCGAGCGCTTCGACTGGCGCCGCGGCTTCAAGTTCAGCACCTACGCCACCTGGTGGATCCGGCAGGCGATCACGCGGTCGCTTTCCAATGACTCGCGCACCGTGCGGTTGCCCGTCCATGTGGTCGAGACGCTGCGCAAGATCCGCCGCATCGCGCCGGACCTTGCCACGCAGTTGGAGCGCAACCCCACGGCCGAGGAGCTGGGCGACGTGCTGAAGCTCGATCCCAATCGCATCGTCGAGATCGTGCGCGCCGGACGCTCGCCCATGTCGCTGGAGCAGCCCGTGGGTGAAGACGGCGAGGAGCCGCTGTCGGACTTCGTGGAAGATCCCGAGCCCGAGGCGCCGGACGGGCGGCTGCTCGTGGAGTCGCTGAGCGACGACGTCGACCGCGCCCTCGCCATCCTGCCCGACCGTGAGCGCACCATTCTGACGCTGCGCTTCGGCCTGGACGGCAACGAGCCCTGGACGCTCGACGAAATTGGCGCCCACTTCGGGCTCACGCGCGAGCGTATCCGCCAGCTGCAGGTCGAAGCCCTGCGCAAGCTTCAGCGCTCACAGGCGGCGCGCCCGCTGCGGGAGTACCTGGCGAGCTAAGGAAGCTCCGTCATTCCGGCGGAGGCCGGAATCCAGGTTCGGGCTCGTGGCGCCTGATCTCCGCACCCGAGGTCGACGGCCTTAGATTCCTCGCTACGCTCGGAATGACACCTTGACCGTCCGCCGCCTCAGGTGATCTCCAACATGCGCTCGATCGCCCGCCGGGCGCGCGCGCGGACGCTTGGCTCCACCTCGATCTGGTAGCGGTTTTCGCGCAGGGACGCCAGCACTTCCTCGAGCGTGATCTCGTTCATGTGCGGGCAGCGCACCGAGCAGAGACGGACCATTTCCTTGTCGTGCACCTCGGCGGCGATGTTGTCCCCCATGCTGCATTCGGTGAGCAGCAGGTAGCGGGGCGCGTCGGTCTCGGTCACGTAGCGGGACATCGCCCCGGTCGATCCCGAGAAGTCCGACGCCGCGACGACCTCCGGGCTGCACTCCGGGTGCGCCAGCACCACCACGTCCGGAAACTGCGCCCGCACGTCGCGGATGTCCTGCACGGTGAACTGCTCGTGGACCTCGCAGCGGCCATGCCAGCCCACGATCTCGTACCGCAGGCCATTGGACTCGTCTGCCGCGCGGCGTTCCTGGGGCACCGGCTGTGCGCTCGGAAACACAATCTGCTTGGACGTGGACGCCGCCACGTTGCGGGCCAAGTATTCGTCGGGCAGGAAGATCACCTGCTCCGCGTCCAGCGACTCCACCACCTGGGCCGCGTTGCTGGACGTGCAGCAAACGTCCGACTCCGCCTTCACGTCGGCGTAGGTGTTCACATAGGTCACCACCGGCGTGCCCGGATAGCGGCGGCGCAGCTCGCGCACGTCCGCCGCCGTGATGGACGCCGCCAGCGAGCATCCGGCGCGCTGCGCCGGGAGCAGCACGGTGCGATCGGGGTTGAGGATCTTGGCCGTCTCGGCCATGAAGCGGACGCCGCAAAACACGATCGGATCCGCCTCGGTGGTGGCGGCGATGCGGCTGAGCTCCAGCGAGTCCCCCGTGTAGTCGCACACGGAGTGAAACAGCGCCGGCTCCATGTAGTTGTGGCCCAGGATCACGGCGCCGCGCTCGCGCTTGAGCCGATTGATGCGGTAGGCCAGCTCGGCCTTAATCGCCAGCTCCGGCTCGGGCACCACGTCGGCAAGCTTGGACCGAAGGTCGCGGTAGGTGTCCTCGATGGAGGGAGTTTCGACAGTCATGGCATTCGGCGCCGCGCCCGCTGCGGTCGATCCGCCGGCTGGAACTGCGCGCCGGCGACGCACGGGCGTTCGGACGATGGGCTCTGCCGAGCCGAAATGGTTAGAGATTCTCGCACGCGCCGCGCCGGGATACGAAATCGCGCGAAAAACTCCCTCTCCCTGCAAGGAGGCTTTTGCAAAATCCAGACGGGCTGGGGGATGACCGGGCGCACCCTTTCCGCCCCGAGGTTCATTGAGGGGTGGATTCCCGCCTTCGCGGGAATGACGAAGGGTTACGCAAGCGTCTCCCGCAAGGGGGAAGGTTGGGATGGGGGTCAACGCCTACCGGCCGCCCGAATGCCCCTGCCCCCGCTAGTCGAACAAATCCAGCAACGCCAGGTAGCTCGCGTCCAGGCACCGCGTGCGCCCGGCCACGTCGGCCAGGGGCACCGGCACGATGCGGTTGCGCTGCAGGGCGGTGAGCATGCCGTGGTCGCCGGATGCCAGGTAGTCGACCGCTGCCACTCCGCAGCGCGTGCCGAGGACGCGGTCGAAGGGCGAGGGCGGTCCGCCGCGCTGCGTGTACCCCAGGACCACCGCATTAACGCTGCGCCCGAGGACGCGTTCGAGCGCGCCGGCGGCCGCGTACCCTAAGCCGCGCGCCGAGAGTTGCACGTGGCCGAACTCGTCCGAGGCGTGGACCTCAGCCGGGTCGACCTCCAGGTCCACGATCTCGGCGCCTTCGGCCACGACGATCACGCTGAACGGCAAGCCGCGGGCGGCGCGGCTCTCTACGTGCGACACCAGCGTCGAGAGTTCGAGGGACCGCTCCGGCACCGCAATGTAGTCGGCCCGGCCCGCCAGGCCGCCCGCCGCCGCCAGCCAGCCCGCGTCGCGTCCCATGGTCTCCACCACGACCACGCGCCGATGCGAGACGGCAGTGGTCCGCACTCGTCCCACGGCGTTTGACACCGTGGTGACGGCGGTGTCGAAGCCGATGCAGACGTCCGTTTCCGGCACGTCGTTGTCGATCGTCTTGGGAATGCCCACCACGGCGTCGCCCTCGGCCGCCATGGCGCCGGCGACGGACAGCGTGTCGTCCCCGCCGATGACCACCAGCCCGCGCAGCTCGAGGTCGTCGAACACGGCGCGAGCCCTGGCGAACGACTCAGGGTCGCGCAGCGGGTTCGTGCGCGACGAGCCCAGCATCGTGCCGCCCTCGGCCAGCATGGGGTCCGTGGCCTCGATTGTCAGCGGCTCGGCCTCTGCGGCGAGCACGCCGGCCCAGCCTTCGCGAAAGCCGAGCACGGTCCAGCCCTGGCGCTCCGCCTGGCGCACCACGCCGCGAATGGCGGCGTTGAGCCCCGGACAGTCGCCGCCGCCGGTGAGGACGCCGATTCGCATTGCGCGCTGCCTCAACCCAGGCCCAAACTCGACATCGCCGCCCAAGAGTACCGCCGCCGAGTTGTGGGTCGCTTTGACCCCTAGGAACTACGGGGGCGTGTTGCAGCCGACTGTCGCACGGCACGCGGCTCCCGCAGACCTGTTGACCTTACGACAAGGGTGTCCACGTTTGGCTGCCGGAGTCGCGTCGCCGGCGGTATCAGCCGTGCAAGTCGATGAGTCTGCGGAGCCCGTCTCCCCCGAGCCCGGTCTGTTTCGGCCCCAGGATTTCGCGTAGGGTGCCACGTGGGATTGGCTTGTTCCGCTTGTGTTTCTTGGTCGAAATGACCGTGACTCGGGTCTCGGCCCGACCGTCGACAACAAAGGTCTTCCGATATACGACGCCGTGCTTCGACGCTCGACCCTTGTGCCAGCCGTCGCGTTCTAGCAACCGCTCCAGCTTTGCGCAAGTCATCGCGGGCAGCCCCGCACGGCTGGAGACGGCTCCCGCCTCCTACGCCGTGGCCATGGCTGCCGTCGAGCGAGGTGAGTCGATCTGCATTGGGAGTATCTGCGTGAATAGTGGGGCGTCGCGACTGATTGGCACAGGCCGCT belongs to Chloroflexota bacterium and includes:
- a CDS encoding sigma-70 family RNA polymerase sigma factor, which gives rise to MAPATDVSASPAPNAWEDALSQLEPRDSTAGDEASSGGSGGWASEPSPVPQPGVGASIEDTLRLYLNEINRVPLLTAAEEVALAKRVEAGDDAARAHLTRANLRLVVNVAKRYATGGLPLLDLIQEGNLGLMQAVERFDWRRGFKFSTYATWWIRQAITRSLSNDSRTVRLPVHVVETLRKIRRIAPDLATQLERNPTAEELGDVLKLDPNRIVEIVRAGRSPMSLEQPVGEDGEEPLSDFVEDPEPEAPDGRLLVESLSDDVDRALAILPDRERTILTLRFGLDGNEPWTLDEIGAHFGLTRERIRQLQVEALRKLQRSQAARPLREYLAS
- the nadA gene encoding quinolinate synthase NadA, with the protein product MTVETPSIEDTYRDLRSKLADVVPEPELAIKAELAYRINRLKRERGAVILGHNYMEPALFHSVCDYTGDSLELSRIAATTEADPIVFCGVRFMAETAKILNPDRTVLLPAQRAGCSLAASITAADVRELRRRYPGTPVVTYVNTYADVKAESDVCCTSSNAAQVVESLDAEQVIFLPDEYLARNVAASTSKQIVFPSAQPVPQERRAADESNGLRYEIVGWHGRCEVHEQFTVQDIRDVRAQFPDVVVLAHPECSPEVVAASDFSGSTGAMSRYVTETDAPRYLLLTECSMGDNIAAEVHDKEMVRLCSVRCPHMNEITLEEVLASLRENRYQIEVEPSVRARARRAIERMLEIT
- a CDS encoding ATP-dependent 6-phosphofructokinase, with the translated sequence MRIGVLTGGGDCPGLNAAIRGVVRQAERQGWTVLGFREGWAGVLAAEAEPLTIEATDPMLAEGGTMLGSSRTNPLRDPESFARARAVFDDLELRGLVVIGGDDTLSVAGAMAAEGDAVVGIPKTIDNDVPETDVCIGFDTAVTTVSNAVGRVRTTAVSHRRVVVVETMGRDAGWLAAAGGLAGRADYIAVPERSLELSTLVSHVESRAARGLPFSVIVVAEGAEIVDLEVDPAEVHASDEFGHVQLSARGLGYAAAGALERVLGRSVNAVVLGYTQRGGPPSPFDRVLGTRCGVAAVDYLASGDHGMLTALQRNRIVPVPLADVAGRTRCLDASYLALLDLFD